From the genome of Methylocystis bryophila, one region includes:
- a CDS encoding heme biosynthesis protein HemY — translation MWFILFFILLLAALAYGVEQVIDQPGSVTIDWSGYHLDASIPVAVAALLIAAAGIVLVWTLVTSTFKLPQRMREGLQGRRREMGFAAVTKGIVAAASGDAAAARDAAKAAEKLLPDEPLVHYLKSQAAQIEGDFSKAEAAFQRMTLKPETRLLGLRGLHIQAQRRADSEAAHYFAKEAHEIAPLPWAGTALLEHYAAAGEWDEARKALEESYKVGGLDAAAAERYRAVLETAAAMQKEARDPQAALHLAHLALKRRPNFVPALLVAARVLIKRNDPKLAAKLIEKAWPSAPHPELATAYLDSFPSETNAQKLVRAERLAALAPQAPESRQALAQAALSARAFAKARSALAPLVAEGKTPTAHTCLLMAEIEDVEFGPSGPVREWLARGSRAPRDPAWIADGVVSRSWAPISPKTGKLDAFEWGPPPSPPPGPSQDGRPEIPAAFQHQAPVAAIASDSAGA, via the coding sequence ATGTGGTTCATCCTATTTTTCATTCTGCTGCTCGCCGCTCTTGCCTATGGGGTCGAACAGGTGATCGACCAGCCGGGCTCGGTCACGATCGACTGGAGCGGCTATCACCTCGACGCCTCCATTCCGGTCGCCGTGGCGGCGCTGCTCATCGCTGCCGCCGGAATTGTGCTCGTGTGGACGCTCGTCACGAGCACATTCAAACTGCCGCAGCGCATGCGTGAGGGCTTGCAGGGGCGTCGCCGCGAGATGGGTTTCGCCGCGGTGACCAAGGGCATCGTCGCCGCAGCATCGGGCGACGCGGCGGCTGCGCGGGACGCCGCAAAGGCGGCGGAAAAGCTGCTCCCGGATGAACCGCTCGTGCATTACCTCAAGTCGCAGGCGGCCCAGATCGAAGGCGATTTCAGCAAGGCCGAAGCCGCCTTTCAGCGCATGACGCTCAAGCCCGAGACGCGGCTTCTCGGCCTGCGCGGATTGCACATCCAGGCCCAACGCCGCGCTGACTCGGAAGCGGCTCATTATTTCGCCAAGGAAGCGCATGAAATCGCTCCCCTGCCTTGGGCGGGCACGGCGCTGCTCGAGCATTACGCCGCGGCGGGCGAGTGGGACGAAGCCCGCAAGGCGCTCGAAGAAAGCTACAAGGTGGGAGGGTTGGACGCCGCCGCTGCGGAGCGCTACCGGGCCGTGCTTGAGACGGCCGCAGCGATGCAAAAAGAGGCGCGCGACCCCCAGGCGGCGTTGCATCTCGCCCACCTCGCGCTGAAGCGCCGGCCGAATTTCGTCCCCGCGCTCCTGGTCGCGGCGCGGGTTCTGATCAAGCGAAACGATCCCAAGCTCGCGGCGAAGCTCATTGAAAAGGCTTGGCCCAGCGCGCCCCACCCGGAGCTCGCGACGGCCTATCTCGACTCTTTTCCCTCGGAGACCAACGCGCAGAAGCTCGTGCGCGCCGAGCGGCTGGCCGCCCTCGCGCCGCAGGCGCCCGAGAGCCGGCAGGCTCTGGCGCAGGCCGCGCTTTCGGCGCGCGCTTTCGCCAAGGCGCGTTCGGCGCTTGCGCCGCTCGTCGCCGAAGGCAAGACGCCAACGGCGCACACCTGCCTCCTCATGGCGGAAATCGAGGACGTCGAGTTTGGTCCCAGCGGGCCCGTGCGCGAATGGCTCGCACGCGGTTCGCGCGCGCCTCGCGATCCCGCGTGGATCGCCGACGGCGTGGTCTCGCGAAGCTGGGCGCCGATCTCGCCCAAGACCGGGAAGCTCGACGCTTTCGAATGGGGTCCGCCGCCTTCCCCGCCGCCTGGACCTTCTCAGGACGGGCGCCCGGAAATTCCCGCGGCTTTTCAGCACCAAGCCCCGGTCGCGGCCATCGCCTCAGATTCGGCTGGCGCCTGA
- a CDS encoding DsrE family protein: MIVGYPFANAAPVGYYQDQKVVYHNDGGSPDNAAYFKRMLNTISNHIEAIGKEHVEIRVVDHSSGVELFQMAKTDKELASRLDRLREEGVRFLICANTLKERQIDWHELYGVKEEDIVPSSAAELARLQRMGFVYIHL; the protein is encoded by the coding sequence ATGATCGTGGGATACCCCTTCGCAAATGCAGCGCCGGTCGGCTATTACCAAGACCAGAAAGTTGTCTATCACAACGATGGCGGTAGCCCAGACAACGCGGCTTACTTTAAGAGAATGCTCAATACGATCAGCAACCATATTGAAGCAATCGGGAAAGAACATGTTGAAATTCGCGTTGTTGACCACAGTAGCGGCGTCGAATTGTTCCAGATGGCGAAGACAGACAAGGAGCTGGCTAGCCGTCTCGACAGGCTTAGAGAGGAAGGCGTCCGCTTTCTAATTTGCGCCAATACACTCAAGGAACGTCAGATAGATTGGCATGAGCTCTATGGCGTGAAAGAAGAAGACATTGTTCCCAGCAGCGCCGCGGAACTTGCCCGCTTGCAGAGGATGGGCTTTGTCTATATTCACCTTTAG
- the asd gene encoding archaetidylserine decarboxylase (Phosphatidylserine decarboxylase is synthesized as a single chain precursor. Generation of the pyruvoyl active site from a Ser is coupled to cleavage of a Gly-Ser bond between the larger (beta) and smaller (alpha chains). It is an integral membrane protein.), whose amino-acid sequence MTLKNLVEQEEINFLLTNRIPRYALTVFMGWFSKIEQPWVRDASIGLWRLFADLDLSDAKKQEFKSLHDCFVRELKDGARPIDMSPEILVSPCDAIVGACGRIEGSEVLQIKGSPYDIGELLQDDELVAAHRDGCYVTLRLMSSMYHRFHAPHNCHVDRVTYVSGDVWNVNPIALRRIEKLFCKNERAVIRSRLAATGHPITLAPVAAVLVASMRFEFLDITLGVTHKGPKIFPCDARLGKGDLMGWFEHGSTIIVFAPKGFSLSPGVECGARIRVGEPLMRLPL is encoded by the coding sequence ATGACGCTCAAAAACCTCGTGGAGCAGGAAGAGATCAACTTCCTGCTCACCAATCGCATCCCGCGCTATGCGCTCACCGTCTTCATGGGATGGTTCAGCAAGATCGAGCAGCCCTGGGTGCGCGACGCCTCCATCGGCCTTTGGCGCTTATTCGCCGACCTCGATTTGAGCGACGCGAAGAAACAAGAATTCAAAAGCTTGCACGACTGTTTCGTGCGCGAGCTGAAAGACGGCGCACGGCCGATCGACATGAGTCCGGAGATCTTGGTCAGCCCTTGCGACGCGATCGTCGGCGCCTGCGGCCGCATCGAGGGAAGCGAGGTGCTGCAGATCAAAGGCTCGCCTTACGACATCGGCGAGCTCTTGCAAGACGATGAGCTCGTCGCGGCGCATCGCGACGGCTGCTACGTCACCCTGCGGCTGATGTCGAGCATGTATCACCGCTTCCATGCGCCGCATAACTGCCATGTCGATCGCGTGACCTATGTCTCGGGCGATGTATGGAACGTCAACCCGATCGCCCTCCGGCGCATCGAGAAGCTCTTCTGCAAGAATGAGCGCGCGGTGATTCGCAGCCGCCTTGCGGCGACGGGTCACCCCATCACGCTCGCGCCCGTCGCCGCCGTGCTCGTCGCCTCGATGCGTTTCGAATTTCTCGATATCACGCTCGGCGTGACTCATAAGGGGCCAAAAATTTTTCCTTGCGATGCGCGACTCGGCAAGGGCGACCTCATGGGCTGGTTCGAGCATGGCTCGACGATTATTGTTTTCGCGCCGAAGGGATTTTCTCTTTCTCCAGGAGTCGAGTGCGGCGCGCGCATCCGGGTCGGCGAGCCATTGATGCGTCTGCCCCTTTGA
- a CDS encoding Smr/MutS family protein — translation MDRGREGRRAGKLSALDLELWSAVTADVKPYRDRPVTPKPASPPPARSADAAAAPRLAPLPQKRPEPPMTIDEATRRKLKRGRLDVDAKLDLHGFRQQEAHAALLDFLRRAQARGARLAIVVTGKGFGRADGGVLRRLAPLWLQGPGLRDIVVGFGEASRRHGGEGALYVRLRRADRGSGASRI, via the coding sequence ATGGATCGCGGTCGCGAGGGAAGAAGAGCGGGAAAGCTCAGCGCCTTGGACCTCGAGCTGTGGTCGGCGGTCACGGCCGATGTGAAGCCTTATCGCGATCGCCCTGTCACGCCGAAACCCGCTTCGCCGCCCCCGGCGCGCAGCGCCGACGCCGCGGCTGCGCCGCGCCTCGCGCCGCTGCCCCAAAAGCGCCCGGAGCCGCCCATGACCATCGACGAGGCGACGCGGCGCAAGCTCAAGCGCGGTCGTCTCGACGTCGACGCCAAGCTCGATCTGCATGGGTTCCGCCAGCAGGAGGCGCATGCGGCGCTGCTCGACTTTTTGCGCCGGGCGCAGGCGCGTGGGGCCCGGCTCGCGATCGTCGTCACGGGCAAGGGGTTTGGCCGCGCCGACGGCGGAGTGCTGCGCAGGCTCGCGCCCTTGTGGCTGCAAGGGCCAGGCCTGCGCGACATTGTCGTCGGCTTCGGCGAGGCCTCGCGGCGGCATGGCGGCGAGGGCGCTCTCTATGTGCGCTTGCGTCGCGCCGATCGGGGGTCAGGCGCCAGCCGAATCTGA
- a CDS encoding LptA/OstA family protein, translating into MSLNRWPAIAALLAALLLSAEAAGAQSPAKSGGGGILPGATASDPVNIDADKLDYFDKEQKLIYGGSVIVVNGPSTLKTSRMTIFLDNKKGAGKDGQGEAGGSSSDKVRHVEAEGPVTLVSPDQIATGDHLTYDRGDNKVHLTGNVTWTQGENVVKGDHLVYDLTTKEAHVLARDGSGKEGGGTPGQRIHSMFTPKNK; encoded by the coding sequence ATGAGCCTCAATCGCTGGCCGGCGATCGCGGCGCTGCTGGCCGCGCTCCTGCTTTCAGCCGAGGCCGCGGGCGCCCAATCCCCCGCGAAATCGGGCGGCGGCGGTATTTTGCCCGGCGCGACGGCCTCCGATCCCGTCAACATCGACGCCGACAAGCTCGACTATTTTGATAAGGAGCAAAAGCTCATCTATGGGGGCAGCGTGATCGTCGTGAACGGTCCCTCGACGCTGAAGACCTCGAGGATGACGATTTTCCTCGACAACAAGAAGGGCGCGGGCAAGGACGGGCAGGGGGAGGCCGGCGGGTCGTCGAGCGACAAGGTGCGGCATGTCGAGGCGGAGGGGCCTGTGACGCTCGTCTCGCCCGATCAGATCGCGACGGGCGATCATCTCACCTATGACCGCGGCGACAACAAGGTGCATCTCACCGGCAATGTCACCTGGACGCAGGGCGAGAACGTCGTAAAGGGCGACCACCTCGTCTACGACCTGACGACGAAGGAGGCCCATGTGCTCGCGAGGGACGGCTCCGGCAAGGAAGGCGGCGGAACGCCAGGACAGCGCATCCACAGCATGTTCACGCCCAAGAACAAATAG
- the lptC gene encoding LPS export ABC transporter periplasmic protein LptC has protein sequence MTEASISTRNRELPAPTRDRLAALSAPRASQIPMAVRHTQRVAKLRRNIVWGVGGIVTICAVFLAYHFISSLAIDLRFAHIGFQGARITIEQPRLVGYQKDGRQYELKARMGVQDIHKPDIFELEGLEARLEMGQGLPVLLTSAAAVYDGKQDRAELSNGVRIFDEKNYDLRLESATMDFKASTLVSQRPATLKLDCCDVDGKAVELAQAESRLTFTGAVHSTFHEQKTEPGTGSK, from the coding sequence TTGACCGAGGCGTCGATCTCCACGCGCAATCGAGAACTGCCCGCGCCGACTCGCGATCGTTTGGCCGCCCTCAGCGCGCCGCGCGCGAGCCAGATCCCCATGGCGGTGCGGCACACGCAGCGCGTCGCGAAATTGCGTCGCAACATCGTCTGGGGCGTCGGCGGCATCGTCACGATCTGCGCCGTCTTTCTCGCCTATCATTTCATCAGCAGTCTCGCGATTGATCTGCGCTTCGCCCATATCGGCTTCCAGGGCGCGCGCATCACCATCGAGCAGCCTCGCCTCGTCGGCTATCAGAAGGACGGGCGCCAATATGAGCTGAAGGCGCGCATGGGCGTGCAGGACATCCACAAGCCCGATATTTTCGAGCTTGAGGGGCTCGAGGCGCGGCTCGAAATGGGCCAGGGCCTTCCCGTTCTCCTGACCTCGGCCGCAGCCGTCTATGACGGCAAGCAGGACCGCGCCGAGCTTTCGAACGGCGTCCGCATCTTCGACGAGAAGAATTACGATCTGAGACTGGAGAGCGCGACGATGGACTTCAAGGCGAGCACGCTGGTCTCGCAGCGTCCTGCGACCTTGAAGCTCGACTGCTGCGACGTCGATGGCAAGGCCGTGGAGCTCGCGCAGGCGGAGAGCCGCCTCACCTTCACGGGCGCGGTGCACTCAACCTTCCACGAGCAAAAGACCGAGCCGGGAACCGGGAGCAAGTGA
- a CDS encoding Tim44/TimA family putative adaptor protein has protein sequence MNIEQAFDPSILVFAALAVFVLWKLHSVLGVRSERDASAPPRNRFSPSKGGLFGPRPAAPAPAALDAERWTGLAEQGSKAWAGLDAIAATDPSFTRERFIEGARKAYEMIVSAFAKGDRDTLRRLLSSEVYDNFAREIASREANGESVETSVVAIDDTRVEDASSERGVNNVTLRFAVKLLTTRRDREGKLIGGEEHPVSIVDLWTFARAPASRDPNWRLVATESLH, from the coding sequence TTGAACATTGAGCAAGCCTTCGATCCGTCAATCCTCGTCTTCGCGGCGCTCGCCGTCTTCGTGCTCTGGAAGCTTCACTCGGTGCTTGGCGTGCGCAGCGAACGCGATGCGTCCGCGCCTCCGCGCAACCGTTTTTCGCCCTCCAAGGGAGGGCTCTTCGGCCCCCGGCCCGCGGCTCCCGCTCCGGCCGCGCTTGATGCGGAGCGCTGGACGGGCCTCGCCGAGCAGGGCAGCAAGGCCTGGGCCGGGCTCGACGCGATCGCCGCCACCGACCCGTCCTTCACGCGCGAGCGCTTTATCGAGGGTGCGCGCAAAGCCTATGAGATGATCGTCTCGGCCTTCGCCAAGGGTGATCGCGATACGCTGCGCCGACTGCTTTCCTCCGAAGTCTATGATAATTTCGCGCGCGAAATCGCGAGCCGCGAGGCGAACGGCGAGAGCGTCGAGACCTCGGTTGTCGCCATCGACGACACGCGCGTCGAGGATGCAAGCTCGGAGCGTGGAGTCAATAATGTGACCCTGCGTTTTGCGGTGAAGCTGCTGACGACGCGTCGCGATCGCGAGGGGAAGCTCATCGGGGGGGAAGAGCATCCCGTCTCCATTGTCGATCTCTGGACCTTCGCCCGCGCCCCGGCGTCGCGAGACCCGAACTGGAGGCTCGTCGCGACCGAATCATTGCACTAG
- a CDS encoding FxsA family protein encodes MNRSKFFAYALAAWLLLEALAFVIVVELFGVTAALALALATTLIGLFDIKKLFDYLRRRSSAGRAPKEGEPKPDMVETGLHALATTLLILPGFASDLVGLALKAPSIRAGLAKRLRGESEGRRGPRTIDLKPNEWKSLDAPRKRRRVAKSSGAPPAG; translated from the coding sequence GTGAATAGGTCGAAATTCTTCGCCTATGCCTTGGCGGCCTGGCTACTCCTGGAAGCGCTGGCCTTCGTGATCGTCGTCGAGCTCTTCGGGGTGACCGCGGCGCTCGCGCTCGCCTTGGCGACGACGCTGATCGGCCTTTTCGACATCAAGAAGCTGTTCGATTATTTGCGCCGCCGCTCGAGCGCCGGGCGCGCGCCGAAGGAAGGCGAGCCGAAGCCCGACATGGTGGAGACCGGCCTCCATGCGCTCGCCACGACGCTCTTGATTCTGCCGGGCTTCGCTTCCGATCTCGTGGGTCTTGCGCTGAAGGCCCCGTCGATCCGCGCAGGCCTCGCAAAACGCCTGCGCGGCGAGAGCGAAGGCCGCCGCGGCCCGCGCACCATCGACCTCAAGCCCAATGAGTGGAAGAGCTTGGATGCGCCGCGGAAGAGACGCAGAGTCGCCAAATCGAGCGGGGCGCCGCCGGCGGGTTAA
- the mltA gene encoding murein transglycosylase A, which produces MNGVDLPPFRGEAVSFEALSGFERDDLAEAFAAFRRSAEAIVSNAALLRPARPAFDGLEEICRAALSEPEEPADFFRRRFQPFRLEKTGLLTGYYEVEVEARRKPEPGFATPVLARPGDLVTLNEAPLMIQGGPPLYAAQRRDDGALEPYAPRREIEEGPWISQSPPLAYLADAVELFLIQVQGSARLVFPDGSSAALTYDGRNGRPYTSIGQLLIECGLVQPERMSLAVLKATLRALGAGPGEPGRRLMQKNESYVFFRQDDSPERSLGPIGGAGLALSPLRSIAVDRSIWCYGLPFWIEARIPWRSHDAEDFARLMVAQDTGSAILGETRADLYFGSGEKAGALAGGIRHDAQFFTLLPKVE; this is translated from the coding sequence ATGAACGGCGTCGATCTTCCGCCTTTCCGCGGCGAAGCCGTGAGCTTCGAGGCGCTTTCGGGCTTCGAGCGCGACGATTTGGCGGAAGCCTTCGCCGCCTTTCGCCGCTCGGCCGAGGCGATCGTCTCAAATGCGGCGTTGCTGCGGCCGGCGCGGCCCGCCTTCGATGGGCTCGAGGAGATTTGTCGCGCGGCGCTCAGCGAGCCCGAGGAGCCTGCGGATTTCTTTCGGCGCCGCTTCCAGCCTTTCCGACTGGAGAAGACCGGCTTGCTCACCGGCTATTACGAGGTCGAGGTCGAGGCGCGCCGCAAGCCGGAGCCGGGCTTTGCAACGCCGGTGCTGGCTCGGCCGGGCGATCTCGTCACCTTGAACGAGGCGCCGCTGATGATCCAGGGCGGACCGCCACTTTACGCTGCACAAAGACGCGACGACGGCGCCCTCGAGCCCTACGCCCCGCGCCGGGAGATCGAGGAAGGCCCCTGGATCAGTCAGTCCCCACCCCTCGCTTATCTCGCCGACGCGGTTGAGCTTTTTCTTATTCAGGTGCAGGGATCGGCTCGGCTCGTTTTTCCCGATGGGTCGAGCGCGGCGCTGACCTACGACGGGAGGAACGGCCGCCCCTATACCTCGATTGGGCAACTCCTTATCGAATGCGGCCTCGTGCAGCCCGAGCGAATGTCGCTTGCGGTCTTGAAAGCGACGTTGCGCGCGTTGGGGGCAGGCCCCGGCGAGCCGGGACGGCGGCTCATGCAGAAGAACGAGTCTTATGTCTTTTTTCGCCAAGACGATTCTCCTGAGCGGAGCCTCGGACCCATCGGCGGCGCCGGCTTAGCGCTCTCGCCGCTGCGATCCATCGCTGTTGATCGCTCGATCTGGTGCTACGGGCTTCCCTTCTGGATTGAGGCTCGTATCCCCTGGAGGAGTCATGACGCCGAGGACTTCGCGCGGCTCATGGTCGCGCAGGACACGGGCTCGGCGATTCTTGGCGAAACCCGCGCGGACCTCTACTTTGGCTCGGGAGAGAAGGCGGGCGCGCTCGCCGGCGGCATTCGGCATGACGCGCAATTCTTCACGCTGTTGCCGAAGGTTGAGTGA
- a CDS encoding glycosyltransferase family 4 protein — MRILVATDAWRPQINGVVRTLSALARSARGLGVEIEFLSPEGFWSLPMPSYPQLRLALPSPGGIASRIEAAKPDAIHIATEGPIGHMTRAYCVRRGRPFTTSYTTRFPEYIAARYPIPVSWSYGVLRWFHAAASVTMVSTPSLYNELRARNFGNLGMWTRGVDTDVFRPDVAVALDLPRPLFVTVGRVAVEKNLDAFLSLDLPGTKLVIGGGPQLEELKQRYPEAVFLGELEHETLAGYLAAADVFVFPSKTDTFGIVQLEALACGLPIAAYPVTGPLDVVGANPIGALNEDLRAACLAALNVSRGACRDFALGYSWENSARQFIEHMHKVANQDCRRAPTKIAGSAIVQG; from the coding sequence ATGCGGATTTTGGTGGCGACGGACGCTTGGCGCCCGCAGATCAATGGCGTTGTGCGCACGCTCTCGGCGCTTGCCCGCAGCGCGCGCGGGCTCGGCGTGGAGATCGAATTTCTCTCGCCTGAGGGTTTTTGGTCGCTGCCCATGCCGTCCTATCCGCAGCTTCGTCTCGCGCTGCCGTCGCCTGGTGGAATCGCGTCGCGAATCGAGGCGGCGAAGCCCGACGCCATTCACATCGCGACCGAAGGACCGATCGGCCACATGACCCGCGCCTATTGCGTCAGGCGCGGCCGCCCCTTCACGACGAGCTACACAACGCGTTTTCCGGAGTATATCGCCGCCCGCTACCCCATTCCGGTGAGCTGGTCCTATGGGGTGCTCCGGTGGTTTCACGCCGCCGCCTCCGTCACCATGGTTTCCACGCCCTCCCTCTACAATGAGCTGCGCGCGCGCAATTTTGGGAATTTGGGCATGTGGACGCGCGGCGTCGACACCGACGTGTTTCGGCCGGACGTGGCCGTGGCGCTCGATCTTCCGCGTCCGCTCTTCGTCACGGTCGGGCGCGTGGCGGTGGAGAAGAACCTCGACGCTTTTCTGTCGCTCGACCTGCCGGGAACCAAGCTCGTGATCGGCGGCGGTCCCCAGCTCGAGGAGCTGAAGCAGCGTTACCCCGAGGCTGTGTTCCTCGGCGAGCTCGAGCATGAGACGCTCGCCGGCTATCTCGCCGCCGCGGACGTCTTCGTTTTCCCGAGCAAGACCGACACTTTTGGCATCGTGCAGCTCGAGGCGCTGGCTTGCGGTCTGCCGATCGCCGCTTATCCGGTCACAGGCCCGCTGGATGTGGTCGGAGCTAATCCCATCGGCGCGCTGAATGAGGACTTGCGGGCGGCTTGCCTTGCGGCGCTGAATGTCTCCCGCGGGGCCTGTCGCGACTTTGCGCTCGGCTATTCCTGGGAGAACAGCGCCCGCCAATTCATCGAGCACATGCACAAGGTCGCCAACCAGGATTGCCGGCGCGCGCCGACCAAGATCGCCGGCTCGGCGATCGTCCAAGGATAA
- a CDS encoding aminotransferase class III-fold pyridoxal phosphate-dependent enzyme, producing the protein MTVTIQTLLLTGLGGGALAALFPRLKRRLELSRAKHRSLAGHPRIARRLASFLPFYQYDETRFFCCDDASPEVAAQRRAGFMRLAEVYRERFAATSRLGAEAAQSISDMQFTERYRTPFQFSGYVARHLPSGAFLSASSGVTLTDLDGNVFHDLAASYGVNVFGNDFYKETIAEGAADARALGPVLGAYHTAIVDNVRMLREISGLDEISFHMSGTEAVMQAVRLARYHTRRSHLLRFCGAYHGWWGDVQPGIGNPAPAHETYTLSEMSPATLHVLRTRNDIACVLVNPLQALAPNAPAPADSSLVDSARSAHFDKAAYTQWLKELRAICSERGIVLIFDEVLVGFRLARGGAQEYFGVKADLVTYGKTLGGGFPVGVLCGRKDLMRRFREDRPGDICFARGTFNSHPYVICAMRRFLQRLEEPSRRDLYRDLDSIWDERARRLNARFETEALPVRVANMSTIWMVSYTEPSRYNWMLQYYLRAEGLALPWTGTGRLIFSLNYKEEDFAVVADRFIAAAKAMRDDGWWRAPAGLTNKTIRRGVLKEMILHRLFGERAAISP; encoded by the coding sequence ATGACAGTCACGATCCAAACGCTTCTTCTCACCGGGCTTGGCGGCGGCGCGCTCGCGGCCCTCTTCCCCAGGCTCAAACGCCGGCTCGAGCTCTCCCGGGCTAAGCACCGCTCGCTCGCCGGACATCCGCGCATCGCGCGAAGGCTCGCGTCCTTCCTTCCGTTCTATCAATATGACGAAACGCGCTTTTTCTGCTGCGACGACGCCTCTCCCGAGGTCGCTGCGCAGCGCCGAGCCGGCTTCATGCGCCTCGCCGAAGTCTATCGCGAGCGATTTGCCGCGACGAGCCGTCTTGGCGCCGAAGCCGCCCAGAGCATCTCGGACATGCAATTTACCGAGCGCTATCGCACGCCTTTTCAGTTCAGCGGCTATGTCGCGCGGCATTTGCCGTCGGGCGCTTTCCTCTCGGCCTCGTCCGGCGTCACGCTGACCGATCTGGACGGGAATGTTTTTCACGATCTCGCGGCCTCCTACGGCGTGAATGTCTTTGGCAATGACTTCTATAAGGAGACGATCGCGGAAGGCGCCGCGGACGCGCGAGCGCTCGGGCCGGTGCTTGGCGCCTATCACACGGCGATCGTCGACAATGTGCGCATGCTGAGGGAGATATCGGGCCTCGACGAGATCTCCTTCCACATGTCGGGCACGGAAGCGGTGATGCAGGCGGTTCGCCTCGCGCGCTATCATACGCGCCGCTCGCATCTCTTGCGCTTCTGCGGCGCCTATCACGGCTGGTGGGGCGACGTGCAGCCGGGAATCGGCAATCCGGCTCCCGCGCATGAAACCTATACGTTGAGCGAAATGTCGCCAGCGACACTGCATGTCCTGCGCACCCGCAACGACATCGCCTGCGTTCTCGTCAATCCATTGCAGGCGCTCGCGCCCAATGCGCCGGCGCCCGCCGACTCCTCGCTTGTCGACAGCGCGCGCTCTGCGCATTTCGACAAGGCCGCCTATACGCAGTGGCTCAAGGAGCTGCGCGCGATTTGCTCGGAGCGAGGCATCGTGCTGATCTTCGACGAAGTGCTCGTCGGCTTTCGCCTGGCGCGCGGCGGCGCGCAGGAGTATTTCGGCGTCAAGGCGGATCTCGTCACTTACGGCAAGACGCTCGGCGGCGGTTTCCCGGTGGGCGTGCTTTGCGGCCGCAAAGATCTCATGCGGCGCTTCCGCGAGGATCGTCCAGGCGACATTTGCTTCGCCCGCGGCACGTTCAATTCGCACCCCTATGTAATTTGCGCGATGCGGCGCTTCCTGCAGCGCCTTGAAGAGCCTAGCCGCCGTGATCTTTATCGCGATCTCGATTCAATTTGGGACGAGCGCGCGCGGAGGCTCAACGCGCGCTTCGAGACGGAGGCCTTGCCCGTGCGGGTCGCAAATATGTCGACCATCTGGATGGTCAGCTACACCGAGCCCTCACGCTATAACTGGATGCTGCAATATTACCTGCGCGCCGAGGGGCTCGCTCTGCCCTGGACAGGGACGGGACGGCTGATCTTCAGCCTCAATTACAAGGAGGAGGATTTCGCCGTCGTGGCGGATCGGTTCATTGCGGCGGCGAAGGCCATGCGCGACGACGGCTGGTGGCGCGCCCCCGCCGGGCTGACGAACAAGACGATCCGCCGCGGCGTTCTGAAGGAAATGATCCTCCATCGGCTCTTCGGCGAGCGCGCGGCGATCTCTCCCTGA
- a CDS encoding alpha/beta hydrolase, with protein MVSIETAAAAIGAAYGFLVLGAALFQRQLQYRPHARHTPIELSGLAGGEELRLTTSDGELLVAWHFAPEPGKPLVLYFHGAAGSLVKRVPRLRLFIESGFGVLMVSYRGYGGSSGTPTEAGLLLDADCAYRAACARYGADRLIIVGASLGAGVAVALAARREARALVLLAPFLSAMDLAARRFPFLPVRWLMRDPFRSDLAMPRVRMPVLVIHGESDPIVPIESGMRLFELANEPKTFLAVPGGGHIVLGSAGVFAKMRAWIDGVASISEPAAPPREVGSL; from the coding sequence ATGGTCTCGATCGAGACGGCCGCAGCGGCGATTGGAGCCGCTTACGGGTTTCTCGTCTTGGGCGCCGCGCTCTTTCAGCGCCAGCTCCAATATCGACCCCACGCGCGTCACACGCCGATCGAACTCTCTGGCCTCGCGGGCGGAGAAGAGCTGCGACTGACGACCTCCGACGGCGAATTGCTGGTCGCTTGGCACTTTGCGCCGGAGCCGGGAAAACCGCTCGTTCTTTATTTCCACGGCGCCGCCGGGTCGCTCGTCAAACGCGTTCCACGCCTGCGCTTGTTCATTGAGAGCGGGTTTGGCGTGCTCATGGTCTCCTATCGCGGCTACGGCGGGTCGAGCGGAACGCCCACGGAGGCCGGTCTGCTGCTGGACGCCGATTGCGCCTACCGCGCCGCCTGCGCCCGCTACGGAGCCGATCGCCTGATCATCGTGGGCGCGTCGCTCGGCGCTGGCGTCGCCGTGGCCCTGGCTGCAAGACGTGAGGCCCGCGCCCTCGTTCTCCTGGCTCCCTTTCTCTCGGCGATGGATCTCGCGGCGCGGCGGTTCCCCTTCCTGCCCGTGCGTTGGCTCATGCGCGATCCGTTTCGCTCGGATCTGGCGATGCCGCGCGTGCGGATGCCCGTGCTCGTGATCCACGGAGAAAGCGATCCAATCGTCCCGATCGAGTCCGGAATGCGGCTGTTTGAGCTGGCGAACGAGCCCAAGACTTTCCTGGCCGTACCCGGCGGAGGCCATATCGTGCTCGGCTCGGCCGGCGTATTCGCGAAAATGCGCGCCTGGATCGACGGGGTCGCCTCCATCAGCGAGCCCGCGGCCCCGCCCCGCGAGGTGGGATCGCTCTGA